Proteins co-encoded in one Haloarcula pelagica genomic window:
- a CDS encoding universal stress protein, protein MTFLVAFDGSPRSRAALERADRLGSGVGESVLAATVIPTDAAYAREVGWLDPGEPFDAERVATALRERVAEIAPDASFRYETTGRPPSANAIAKPIRKLAKRTGASMVFVGSGDGGRLTTTLSSISGRIGTDDAYDVVFVRSLPES, encoded by the coding sequence ATGACGTTCCTGGTCGCGTTCGACGGCTCACCACGCTCCCGGGCGGCGCTCGAACGGGCCGACAGGCTCGGCAGCGGCGTCGGCGAATCCGTCCTGGCAGCCACCGTGATCCCGACGGACGCCGCCTACGCCCGTGAGGTGGGGTGGCTCGACCCCGGCGAGCCCTTCGACGCCGAGCGGGTCGCCACGGCGCTCCGGGAACGCGTCGCAGAGATTGCACCGGACGCGTCGTTTCGCTACGAGACCACCGGCCGCCCGCCGTCGGCCAACGCCATCGCGAAACCGATCCGGAAACTCGCAAAGCGGACGGGCGCGTCGATGGTGTTCGTCGGCTCGGGCGACGGCGGTCGGCTGACGACGACGCTGTCGAGCATCTCGGGCCGGATCGGGACCGACGACGCCTACGATGTCGTCTTCGTCCGGTCGCTCCCGGAGTCCTAG
- a CDS encoding pyridoxamine 5'-phosphate oxidase family protein codes for MTVDSLESAGLTRMDEDAIEAFLESQRVGVLGLPAEDAPYMVPISYGYDGEALYFTFVGGPDSRKRQLVDRAETAGFLVYDVRSMFNWESVVLTGRPEAVPESELADLETVLEGAWRPEVFERAIASDDIVVYRFRIEDRDGIKHTGLPPGFGEA; via the coding sequence ATGACAGTTGATTCACTCGAATCGGCGGGACTCACGCGGATGGACGAGGACGCCATCGAGGCGTTCCTCGAAAGCCAGCGCGTCGGCGTGCTGGGCCTGCCGGCGGAGGACGCACCGTACATGGTGCCGATCTCCTACGGCTACGACGGCGAGGCGCTGTACTTCACGTTCGTCGGCGGCCCTGACAGCCGGAAGCGACAGCTCGTCGACCGGGCCGAGACGGCAGGCTTTCTCGTCTACGACGTTCGGTCGATGTTCAACTGGGAGAGCGTGGTCCTGACCGGCCGGCCCGAAGCCGTCCCCGAGTCGGAACTGGCGGACCTCGAAACGGTGCTCGAAGGCGCGTGGCGTCCGGAAGTGTTCGAGCGGGCCATCGCATCGGACGACATCGTCGTCTATCGGTTCCGGATCGAGGACCGCGACGGCATCAAACACACGGGGCTGCCGCCGGGCTTTGGCGAGGCCTGA
- a CDS encoding YegP family protein, which yields MYSGRIGEPTTDDEAYGYWLFVLGILLGIAGLLLFYFSPDNSLPRQLGYIAGAIGLVSLIVGPTLRLPLSRRALTLSYVGAVVCLAGIVWFTMVYPANWTGPTGHVGVISVYLLGLFLTAVGAIVAPLLTGRQEEYERMRETAETATQTAKASSAAASEATRAAEQATEERDSLAEQLATSDAAREEMATVLDATEAELTAAHETIAAAMESKATFEVYADRAGKYRWRLRHRNSNVIADSAQGYASRQKAMQGLRSVQANAAGGGVVLLPDATEDDTAEDVPEIPAEESQATYEVYEDKGGEFRWRLRHDNGNIIADGSEGYASKSNARRGLAGVKAYVAGAPYLTLDPVGFEVYPDAAGEFRWRLLHRNGNVLADSGEGYTTRASARRAAERVQKRAPAAAVDDGFEVYEDTAGKWRWRLRAENGEIVADSGQGYSNRSKAMDGLERVQNYAADAGLLPVGSTVFELFADKADEWRWRLRHRNGNVLADSGEGYTERNKAIDAIEGVKRHAPGAETAE from the coding sequence ATGTACAGCGGGCGGATCGGCGAACCGACCACGGACGACGAAGCGTACGGCTACTGGCTGTTCGTCCTGGGCATCCTGCTCGGTATCGCGGGCCTACTGCTGTTTTACTTCTCGCCGGACAACTCCCTCCCCCGGCAGTTGGGCTACATCGCCGGCGCGATCGGTCTCGTCTCGCTCATCGTTGGGCCGACGCTCCGCTTACCGCTGTCGCGGCGGGCACTGACGCTCTCGTACGTCGGGGCGGTCGTCTGTCTGGCCGGGATCGTCTGGTTCACGATGGTCTACCCGGCGAACTGGACGGGGCCGACCGGACACGTCGGCGTCATCTCCGTGTACCTGCTCGGCCTGTTCCTGACGGCCGTCGGCGCCATCGTCGCACCGCTGTTGACCGGCCGACAGGAAGAGTACGAGCGGATGCGTGAGACCGCCGAAACCGCCACGCAGACGGCGAAGGCATCGTCGGCGGCGGCGAGTGAGGCGACTCGGGCGGCCGAGCAGGCGACCGAGGAACGCGACTCGCTGGCCGAGCAACTGGCCACCAGCGACGCCGCACGCGAGGAGATGGCGACGGTGCTCGACGCGACCGAGGCGGAACTGACCGCTGCACACGAGACGATCGCGGCCGCGATGGAGAGCAAGGCGACCTTCGAGGTGTACGCGGACAGGGCCGGGAAGTACCGCTGGCGGCTCCGTCACCGGAACTCGAACGTCATCGCCGACAGCGCCCAGGGGTACGCCTCCCGACAGAAGGCGATGCAGGGCCTGCGCAGCGTCCAGGCAAACGCCGCCGGCGGCGGCGTCGTGCTCCTCCCGGACGCCACGGAGGACGACACGGCCGAGGATGTCCCGGAGATTCCGGCCGAAGAGAGCCAGGCGACCTACGAGGTCTACGAGGACAAGGGCGGGGAGTTCCGCTGGCGGCTGCGTCACGACAACGGGAACATCATCGCCGACGGCAGCGAAGGGTACGCCTCGAAGTCCAACGCCCGCCGCGGCCTCGCCGGCGTCAAGGCGTACGTGGCCGGCGCTCCCTACCTCACGCTCGATCCCGTCGGATTCGAGGTGTATCCGGACGCCGCCGGCGAGTTCCGCTGGCGGTTGCTCCACCGCAACGGCAACGTCCTCGCCGACAGCGGCGAGGGGTACACGACCCGCGCCAGCGCCCGACGCGCGGCCGAACGGGTCCAGAAGCGGGCACCGGCGGCGGCCGTCGACGACGGCTTCGAGGTCTACGAGGACACCGCCGGGAAGTGGCGCTGGCGGCTCCGGGCCGAAAACGGCGAGATCGTCGCCGACAGCGGCCAGGGCTACAGCAACCGCAGTAAGGCCATGGACGGCCTCGAACGGGTCCAGAACTACGCGGCCGACGCGGGCCTGCTCCCGGTCGGGAGCACCGTCTTCGAACTGTTCGCCGACAAAGCCGACGAGTGGCGCTGGCGACTGCGCCACCGGAACGGGAACGTCCTCGCCGACAGCGGCGAAGGATACACGGAACGAAACAAGGCCATCGACGCCATCGAAGGCGTGAAACGCCACGCTCCGGGCGCCGAAACCGCCGAGTAA
- a CDS encoding TrmB family transcriptional regulator — MAETVAQLTRFGLSETEARTYVAVLERGSATIAELSTATDISTGYVYDLVESLEDRGLVVVDDHRTPTQVRAVDPESAIESMTDELSELATDLAKRHTETEPDYPAVELVRTRETLYDRLERLIEDAEQEVFLSVPAPAISRLAAPLERAVHRGVFVAVLLGTAGIDDRVDVEQIASGAHAVRTWEATVASLAAADGRVSITSDSSLLHGKHRQGEYGLAIEQSPKNAIAILSQWSNFWAAGDQVYRADCPSLPLERVSFRHGLFAVATYHDPQSLTVTAHLFPGQGAETVTGRVVETKQGLVEPATAEFTGQNGLVLDVEGTHRSVGGSGAYTEDLAAELLSVREE; from the coding sequence ATGGCGGAGACGGTAGCGCAGTTGACCCGGTTCGGGCTCTCGGAGACGGAGGCACGCACGTACGTCGCGGTGTTGGAACGGGGTTCCGCGACCATCGCGGAGCTCAGTACGGCGACCGACATCTCGACGGGCTACGTCTACGACCTCGTCGAGAGCTTAGAGGACCGCGGGCTCGTCGTCGTCGACGATCACCGCACGCCGACACAGGTCCGGGCGGTCGACCCGGAGTCGGCCATCGAGTCGATGACCGACGAGCTCTCGGAACTGGCGACCGACCTCGCCAAGCGCCACACCGAGACGGAACCGGACTACCCCGCGGTCGAACTCGTCCGGACGCGGGAGACCCTCTACGACCGCCTGGAACGGCTCATCGAGGACGCCGAGCAGGAGGTGTTCCTGTCGGTTCCCGCGCCCGCGATCAGCCGCCTCGCGGCGCCGCTCGAACGCGCCGTCCACCGGGGCGTGTTCGTCGCCGTCCTGCTGGGGACGGCCGGGATCGACGACCGTGTCGATGTCGAGCAGATCGCCAGCGGGGCACACGCCGTCCGGACGTGGGAGGCGACCGTCGCGAGTCTGGCCGCCGCCGACGGGCGTGTCTCGATCACCAGCGACTCCTCGCTGTTGCACGGCAAACACCGTCAGGGGGAGTACGGCCTCGCGATCGAACAGAGCCCGAAAAACGCCATCGCGATCCTCTCGCAGTGGTCGAACTTCTGGGCGGCCGGCGACCAGGTCTACCGCGCCGACTGCCCCTCGCTTCCACTGGAGCGGGTGTCGTTTCGCCACGGGCTGTTCGCCGTCGCGACCTACCACGACCCCCAGTCGCTGACGGTGACGGCCCACCTCTTCCCGGGACAGGGAGCGGAGACGGTGACGGGGCGAGTCGTCGAGACGAAACAGGGGCTGGTCGAGCCCGCGACAGCCGAGTTCACCGGCCAGAACGGACTCGTCCTCGATGTCGAGGGGACCCACCGCAGCGTCGGCGGCAGCGGCGCCTACACCGAGGACCTGGCCGCCGAACTGCTCTCCGTACGCGAGGAGTGA
- a CDS encoding ATP-binding protein, with amino-acid sequence MSNAELDVVEFLLTTVVYTDRRDLEPDDLPAAYRAVFWSDGTIERPLSATESTASEATGVEQPWATVSGLMFTDRDDFSGTMSFTNREMAEEWFLDRVDADRLLANPVLAAEFDREFDDLDYERAREQNRPARADRAFIDAMLEEAFDTEDEDDEEMLDLVDVRAPEEVEMTLNDLVLTPDQEGEIQKIVKAIEHRDYLAQIGLREIGKLLFVGPPGTGKTSVARALAHDLDLPFVEVKLSMITSQYLGETAKNVEKVFEVAKRLSPCILFMDEFDFVAKTRSSDEHAAIKRAVNTLLKSIDEISLIQDEVLLIGATNHPDQLDAAAWRRFDEIVNFPKPDHDMRADILRIITREMDILDFDPATLADLTEGLTGSDLRLVLREAVLEALTEERTTLTQQDLEDAVADFEERDNLKNMDMIEGDHDALVAGGDFSGGDGGHDHDHDH; translated from the coding sequence ATGAGCAACGCGGAACTGGATGTCGTCGAGTTCCTGCTGACGACAGTCGTCTACACGGACCGGCGGGACCTCGAACCGGACGACCTTCCGGCGGCCTACCGGGCGGTGTTCTGGAGCGACGGGACGATCGAACGACCGCTGTCTGCGACGGAGTCGACCGCCAGCGAAGCGACCGGCGTCGAGCAGCCCTGGGCGACGGTCTCGGGGCTGATGTTCACCGACCGGGACGACTTCTCCGGGACGATGTCGTTCACGAACCGCGAGATGGCCGAGGAGTGGTTCCTCGACCGGGTCGACGCCGACCGTCTCCTGGCCAACCCCGTCCTCGCGGCCGAGTTCGACCGGGAGTTCGACGACCTCGACTACGAGCGGGCACGCGAGCAGAACCGGCCGGCGCGGGCCGACCGGGCCTTCATCGACGCCATGCTGGAGGAGGCGTTCGACACCGAGGACGAGGACGACGAGGAGATGCTCGACCTCGTCGACGTTCGGGCCCCCGAGGAGGTCGAGATGACCCTGAACGACCTCGTGCTCACCCCCGACCAGGAAGGCGAGATCCAGAAGATCGTCAAGGCTATCGAACACCGCGACTACCTCGCCCAGATCGGGCTTCGAGAGATCGGGAAACTCCTCTTCGTCGGGCCGCCCGGCACCGGCAAGACCAGCGTCGCCCGCGCGCTCGCCCACGATCTGGACCTCCCCTTCGTCGAGGTGAAACTGTCGATGATCACCTCCCAGTATCTGGGCGAGACCGCCAAGAACGTCGAGAAGGTCTTCGAGGTCGCCAAACGCCTCTCGCCGTGTATCCTCTTCATGGACGAGTTCGACTTCGTCGCAAAGACCCGCTCGTCGGACGAGCACGCGGCGATCAAGCGGGCGGTCAACACCCTGCTCAAGAGCATCGACGAGATCTCGCTCATCCAGGACGAGGTGTTGCTCATCGGCGCGACCAACCACCCCGACCAACTGGACGCCGCGGCCTGGCGGCGCTTCGACGAGATCGTCAACTTCCCCAAGCCCGACCACGACATGCGCGCGGACATCCTGCGGATCATCACTAGGGAGATGGACATCCTGGATTTCGACCCGGCGACGCTCGCCGATCTGACCGAGGGGCTGACCGGCAGCGACCTCCGACTCGTCCTCCGGGAGGCTGTCCTCGAAGCCCTGACCGAGGAACGGACGACGCTGACCCAGCAGGACCTCGAAGACGCCGTCGCCGACTTCGAGGAGCGTGACAACCTGAAGAACATGGACATGATCGAGGGCGACCACGACGCCCTCGTCGCCGGCGGGGACTTCTCCGGAGGCGACGGCGGCCACGACCACGATCACGACCACTGA
- a CDS encoding MBL fold metallo-hydrolase, giving the protein MEVTLLGTGDTTGTPTVDCDCATCERAREPDPELCERVRERGIDPAGGVERSRFSVFVRSESGESLLIDCSPDFRQQFLDADVGLPDAALVTHVHFDHLDGLGNAYRLFDDLPVYAADETDPVTGESVAEGIRSRYDYLDTVSVEPRTPHDPFSVAGLEVTLVPVEHPPLLCYGLRIEEPSTGAVLSISGDTCYDVPDRSREALSGADLGLVEGLVHPEACEFHPKGGADFDDEGVPRTFGTKHMTLPGARQFAADIGAEEYRIVHTAHYVPADRAFADDIALDGEQFSL; this is encoded by the coding sequence ATGGAGGTCACACTGCTGGGGACCGGCGACACGACCGGGACGCCGACCGTCGACTGTGACTGTGCCACCTGCGAGCGGGCGCGCGAGCCCGACCCGGAGCTGTGCGAGCGCGTCCGCGAGCGCGGCATCGACCCCGCCGGCGGCGTCGAACGGTCACGCTTCTCGGTGTTCGTCCGGAGCGAGAGCGGCGAGTCGCTGCTGATCGACTGCAGCCCCGACTTCCGCCAGCAGTTCCTCGACGCCGACGTTGGCCTGCCCGACGCCGCGCTTGTCACCCACGTCCACTTCGACCACCTCGACGGGCTGGGCAACGCCTACCGCCTGTTCGACGACCTCCCCGTGTACGCCGCCGACGAGACCGATCCCGTGACCGGCGAGAGCGTCGCCGAGGGAATCCGGAGCCGCTACGACTACCTCGACACCGTCTCGGTCGAACCCCGGACACCTCACGACCCGTTCTCGGTCGCGGGTCTGGAGGTGACGCTCGTCCCCGTCGAACACCCGCCGCTTTTGTGTTACGGCCTGCGCATCGAGGAGCCGTCGACGGGCGCCGTCCTCTCGATCTCGGGGGACACCTGCTACGACGTGCCCGACCGATCCCGCGAGGCCCTCTCCGGCGCGGACCTGGGGCTGGTCGAGGGGCTCGTCCACCCCGAAGCCTGTGAATTCCACCCCAAAGGCGGGGCCGACTTCGACGACGAGGGCGTCCCGCGGACCTTCGGTACCAAACACATGACACTCCCCGGCGCCCGCCAGTTCGCCGCCGACATCGGGGCCGAGGAGTACCGCATCGTCCACACCGCCCACTACGTCCCGGCCGACCGCGCGTTCGCCGACGACATCGCCCTGGACGGCGAGCAGTTCTCGCTGTGA
- a CDS encoding thiolase family protein: MPTPVIVDAVRTPQGKEDGAYAEVRSEDLSIPLVNQLLASTGVESDEVDDLLWGCAQQRGEQGNNLARVISLLSDLGESVPGSTVNRWCASSAEALMRAADAVAAGQREVLIAGGVESMSRVKMGENTHNVHPRLAELYNIGELQMGMTAEKVSEEHEITREAQDEYALRSHERAAAATDDGRFGDEIVPIETDEGRVDEDEGIRRDTSLETLAGLPTVFKSDGTVTPGNASQVSDGAAGLMVTSREFAEERGLDVLAEIGAHEVAGVDPTVMGIGPVPAVRQLGERIGRDTDEYDLIELNEAFASQTLYCQRELGFDDDAFNVNGGAIAIGHPLGASGARLPVTLVHEMNRRDADLGLATECVGFGQGAAIEFHRP, encoded by the coding sequence ATGCCAACACCGGTCATCGTCGACGCAGTGCGGACGCCACAGGGGAAAGAGGACGGCGCGTACGCCGAGGTTCGCAGCGAGGATCTGTCGATCCCGCTGGTCAACCAGTTGCTCGCCAGCACCGGCGTCGAATCTGACGAGGTCGACGACCTGCTGTGGGGCTGTGCCCAGCAACGAGGCGAACAGGGGAACAACCTCGCCCGCGTGATCTCGCTGCTGTCTGACCTGGGCGAGTCGGTCCCCGGATCGACGGTCAACCGCTGGTGTGCGTCCTCCGCGGAGGCGCTGATGCGGGCCGCCGACGCCGTCGCCGCGGGGCAACGCGAGGTCCTGATCGCCGGCGGCGTCGAGTCGATGTCCCGGGTGAAGATGGGCGAGAACACTCACAACGTCCACCCGCGGCTGGCAGAGCTGTACAACATCGGCGAGCTCCAGATGGGGATGACCGCCGAGAAGGTCTCCGAGGAACACGAGATCACACGCGAAGCACAGGACGAGTACGCTCTCCGCAGTCACGAGCGGGCCGCCGCGGCGACCGACGACGGTCGCTTCGGCGACGAGATCGTCCCGATCGAGACCGACGAGGGCCGCGTCGACGAGGACGAGGGCATCCGCCGTGACACCTCCCTGGAGACGCTCGCCGGCCTGCCGACCGTCTTCAAGTCCGACGGCACCGTCACGCCGGGCAACGCCTCGCAGGTCTCGGACGGCGCGGCCGGCCTCATGGTCACCTCCCGGGAGTTCGCCGAAGAGCGCGGGCTGGACGTGCTCGCGGAGATCGGCGCCCACGAGGTCGCCGGCGTCGACCCGACGGTCATGGGTATCGGGCCGGTCCCCGCGGTCCGGCAGTTGGGCGAACGGATCGGCCGGGACACCGACGAGTACGACCTGATCGAACTGAACGAGGCCTTCGCCTCCCAGACGCTGTACTGCCAGCGGGAACTGGGCTTCGACGACGACGCGTTCAACGTCAACGGCGGCGCCATCGCCATCGGCCACCCGCTCGGGGCCAGCGGCGCCCGCCTCCCGGTGACGCTCGTCCACGAGATGAACCGCCGGGACGCCGACCTGGGGCTGGCGACCGAGTGTGTCGGCTTCGGCCAGGGCGCGGCCATCGAGTTCCACCGGCCCTGA
- a CDS encoding PaaI family thioesterase: protein MDVQGIFNELPFVEELGMELTTVEEGHAEGRLPLADEHSSNPAKQIAHGGVTYSLVDTVGGAAVVSLSGTISPTVDMRIDYLAPATADLHAEAEVVRMGGSVAVVDIDVYDADDHHVATARGTYKTSGEGDGSPWRHEDA, encoded by the coding sequence ATGGACGTTCAGGGAATCTTCAACGAGTTGCCGTTCGTCGAGGAGCTGGGAATGGAACTCACCACCGTCGAAGAGGGCCACGCCGAGGGACGGCTCCCGCTGGCGGACGAACACTCCTCGAACCCGGCGAAACAGATCGCACACGGCGGCGTGACGTACTCGCTGGTCGACACCGTCGGCGGCGCGGCCGTCGTCTCGCTGTCGGGGACGATCTCGCCGACCGTCGACATGCGGATCGACTATCTCGCGCCGGCGACGGCGGACCTCCACGCCGAGGCCGAGGTGGTCCGGATGGGCGGGAGCGTCGCCGTCGTCGACATCGACGTGTACGACGCCGACGACCACCACGTCGCGACGGCTCGCGGGACGTACAAGACGAGCGGCGAGGGCGACGGATCGCCCTGGCGACACGAGGACGCTTAG
- a CDS encoding cation:proton antiporter translates to MAGSSALLIPLVAGIIGLGVLAQVAAARLRVPSIIFYLLVGIIIGQPGLGIIGSGTFGGALSAIVGLAVAIIVFEGAYHLRFERIREAPAATFRLVTLGAVIALVGTAIAVKFAFDDPAVSWNLAVLIGALLVATGPTVITPILSVVPVRDRVATALETEGIVNDVTAAIIAVVVFETVNPATTSEGLIQAFALRLGTGLLVGLVVAGLLYYLLQYIDLSPSDAPRNARLLTLAGALVAYAVANTIATEAGVAAAATAGIALGNIDHPYEEDIEEFKGDITLLVLSFVFIALAAQLSLDALIDVGLAGIVVVAAVALLIRPLLVFISTAGDRFTRGEKLFVSFVGPRGIIPASVATLFAVELNTVAEEVGGAQAELLATQAEILLGTVFLVIFVTALFEGGLARYIAEYLDVIPMRVIIVGGGQVGRALAERLEDRGENVVIIEEDESIVERARNLGYAVEIGDGTDTDVLRSAGAENAKTVVAATGDDDANLLVSQLASSKFDVERVIARANNPDNVEAFEDLGVRTISSAMATAWAIDNQIERPAIAHWMTDVGRTGDVQEVELTNSDLVGKSVREVGPMLPEACLIALVSGENFEEAQVPTADYVLQDGDMVTLLGRRESVRDGMKLVGSD, encoded by the coding sequence GTGGCTGGTAGCTCCGCCCTACTGATTCCACTCGTCGCCGGTATCATCGGACTCGGTGTGCTCGCACAGGTCGCGGCCGCCCGGCTCAGGGTCCCGAGTATCATCTTCTACTTGCTCGTCGGAATCATCATCGGGCAACCCGGACTGGGGATCATCGGCAGCGGCACCTTCGGCGGTGCCCTGTCGGCGATCGTCGGCCTGGCCGTCGCGATCATCGTCTTCGAGGGGGCCTACCACCTCCGGTTCGAGCGTATCCGCGAGGCCCCTGCGGCGACGTTCCGGCTCGTGACACTGGGCGCGGTCATCGCCCTCGTCGGCACCGCTATCGCGGTCAAGTTCGCGTTCGACGACCCGGCCGTCTCCTGGAACCTCGCGGTGCTCATCGGCGCCCTGCTAGTGGCGACGGGGCCGACGGTCATCACGCCGATCCTGAGCGTCGTCCCGGTCCGGGACCGGGTCGCGACCGCCCTGGAGACGGAGGGGATCGTCAACGACGTGACCGCCGCGATCATCGCCGTGGTCGTCTTCGAGACGGTCAACCCCGCCACGACCAGCGAGGGACTGATCCAGGCGTTCGCGCTCCGACTGGGGACCGGCCTGCTGGTCGGCCTCGTCGTCGCCGGGCTGTTGTACTACCTCCTGCAGTACATCGACCTCTCGCCAAGCGACGCACCGCGGAACGCCCGGCTGTTGACGCTCGCCGGCGCGCTGGTCGCCTACGCCGTGGCCAACACCATCGCGACCGAGGCGGGCGTCGCCGCGGCCGCCACCGCCGGGATCGCGCTCGGTAACATCGACCACCCCTACGAGGAGGACATCGAGGAGTTCAAAGGCGACATCACGCTGCTGGTCCTCTCGTTCGTGTTCATCGCGCTGGCCGCCCAACTGAGCCTGGACGCCCTGATCGATGTCGGACTGGCGGGGATCGTCGTCGTCGCCGCCGTCGCCTTGCTCATCCGCCCGCTGCTCGTGTTCATCTCGACGGCCGGGGACCGGTTCACGCGGGGCGAGAAGCTGTTCGTCAGTTTCGTCGGGCCACGCGGGATCATCCCGGCGTCGGTCGCGACGCTGTTCGCCGTCGAACTGAACACCGTCGCCGAGGAGGTCGGCGGTGCGCAGGCGGAACTGCTGGCCACACAGGCGGAGATCCTGCTGGGGACCGTCTTCCTGGTCATCTTCGTGACCGCGCTGTTCGAGGGCGGTCTCGCGCGCTACATCGCGGAATATCTGGACGTGATACCAATGAGAGTCATCATCGTTGGCGGCGGACAGGTGGGCCGTGCGCTCGCCGAACGCCTCGAAGATCGAGGCGAGAACGTCGTCATCATCGAAGAGGACGAATCGATCGTCGAACGTGCCCGGAACCTGGGGTATGCCGTCGAGATCGGTGACGGTACCGATACCGACGTGTTACGCTCTGCCGGGGCCGAGAACGCCAAGACCGTGGTCGCGGCCACCGGCGACGACGACGCGAACCTGCTGGTGTCCCAACTGGCCAGTTCGAAGTTCGATGTCGAGCGGGTCATCGCTCGCGCGAACAACCCCGACAACGTCGAGGCCTTCGAGGACCTGGGCGTGCGGACCATCTCCTCGGCGATGGCGACCGCCTGGGCCATCGACAACCAGATCGAGCGGCCGGCGATCGCCCACTGGATGACCGACGTGGGCCGGACCGGCGACGTACAGGAGGTCGAACTGACGAACTCGGACCTCGTCGGCAAGTCCGTCCGTGAGGTCGGGCCGATGCTCCCCGAAGCGTGTCTCATCGCGCTGGTCAGCGGCGAGAACTTCGAGGAAGCACAGGTTCCGACGGCCGACTACGTCCTTCAGGACGGCGATATGGTGACGCTGCTGGGTCGCCGTGAGTCCGTCCGTGACGGAATGAAACTGGTCGGCAGCGACTAA